In one window of Campylobacter hepaticus DNA:
- a CDS encoding replication/maintenance protein RepL, giving the protein MKFKNLMREILGKKRFELLQFLCQNCDENGFILIKISELEEQLKQSKPTIIATFKFLEEKKLFKRLKNGFYQLKLGEKSEA; this is encoded by the coding sequence ATGAAATTTAAAAATTTAATGAGAGAAATTTTAGGAAAAAAGCGTTTTGAGCTTTTACAGTTTTTATGTCAAAATTGTGATGAGAATGGTTTTATTCTAATTAAAATTAGTGAACTTGAAGAACAATTAAAACAAAGCAAACCTACTATTATTGCAACTTTTAAATTTTTAGAAGAAAAAAAACTTTTTAAGCGTCTTAAAAATGGTTTTTATCAACTTAAATTAGGAGAGAAAAGTGAAGCTTAA
- a CDS encoding diacylglycerol kinase — protein sequence MKPKYHFFNNAKYALEGILTLCKNETSFKIELCIIIPFFILSFFLQVNMVLHLILIAVLILILIAEAFNSAIEACVDLVTHEWHEKAKIAKDCASAGVFFSILLALFVWGFVLYSVFL from the coding sequence ATGAAACCAAAATACCATTTTTTTAATAATGCCAAATATGCTTTAGAAGGAATTTTAACTTTATGTAAAAATGAAACTTCATTTAAGATAGAGCTTTGTATTATTATTCCTTTTTTTATTTTGAGTTTTTTTTTACAAGTAAACATGGTTTTGCATTTAATTTTAATAGCAGTTTTAATACTTATTTTGATTGCTGAAGCTTTTAATTCAGCTATTGAGGCTTGTGTAGATTTGGTGACTCATGAATGGCATGAAAAAGCAAAAATTGCTAAAGATTGTGCTAGTGCTGGAGTATTTTTTAGTATATTGTTAGCCCTTTTTGTTTGGGGTTTTGTTTTATATAGTGTGTTTTTATGA